A portion of the Sphingobacteriales bacterium genome contains these proteins:
- a CDS encoding ABC transporter permease subunit: protein MGDSNNTDQRQDYWSYVKRQFKKNKRAVISAYIVAVMALIAITADFLANEKPIVCTYKGHTYFPIFKEYAVDLGIAKWPKDLLNINWTDTKFDFAIRPIVPYSPTTQDFFNSGFVSPFAKQSVASTRWRHWLGTEGIGRDILAGLIHGTRIAFTVGIVSMSIASLIGILLGSLAGFFGDNRIKISRASMLMGFIFLYFAWFYAFGSRSYILSDAIGKSIVSFLGQLLISIGIFIGALFVGYASGFILKIIPFFRKKTAIPVDIIVQRLIEILVSIPRLFLIIAVIAISKPGIMLVMVIIGLTSWTEIARFIRAELLRVRSLEYIEASEALGYSRTRILLKHAIPNAISPVLITVAFGIAAAILIESSLSFLGLGVPPEIITWGKLLSLARGSASQLWVAIFPGVAIFLTVTLFNLIGEGLTDALDPRQKK from the coding sequence ATGGGCGACTCCAACAACACAGATCAAAGGCAGGATTACTGGTCATACGTCAAACGGCAGTTCAAGAAAAACAAGCGGGCCGTTATCTCAGCGTATATTGTAGCGGTAATGGCATTGATAGCCATAACCGCGGACTTCCTGGCGAATGAAAAACCGATAGTGTGTACCTATAAGGGCCATACCTATTTCCCTATTTTCAAAGAGTATGCCGTTGATTTAGGCATTGCAAAATGGCCAAAGGATTTATTGAACATCAACTGGACAGATACAAAGTTTGATTTTGCCATACGGCCCATTGTTCCGTATTCTCCGACTACCCAGGATTTCTTCAATTCAGGCTTTGTCTCTCCGTTTGCCAAACAGAGCGTAGCTTCCACCCGGTGGCGGCACTGGCTTGGAACGGAAGGAATAGGCCGTGATATATTAGCGGGTTTGATACATGGTACCAGAATCGCCTTTACCGTAGGTATTGTTTCCATGTCTATCGCTTCATTGATCGGGATTCTTTTGGGGTCTCTTGCCGGGTTCTTCGGGGATAACCGCATTAAGATTTCGAGAGCATCCATGCTGATGGGTTTCATCTTTCTGTATTTCGCATGGTTTTATGCGTTCGGTTCCAGGAGCTATATATTAAGCGATGCAATTGGCAAATCAATCGTTTCTTTCTTAGGACAATTGCTCATCAGTATTGGAATTTTCATAGGAGCGCTTTTCGTTGGATATGCGTCAGGTTTTATATTAAAGATTATACCGTTTTTCAGAAAGAAGACCGCGATACCGGTTGATATCATTGTTCAGCGGCTGATTGAAATATTGGTGTCCATTCCGCGTTTATTCTTAATAATAGCGGTCATTGCTATTTCTAAACCTGGAATTATGCTGGTAATGGTTATCATAGGTCTTACATCCTGGACGGAGATTGCCCGTTTCATACGGGCGGAATTGTTGAGAGTGCGAAGTTTAGAATATATTGAAGCATCCGAAGCGCTCGGATACAGCAGGACCAGGATATTACTCAAACACGCCATACCGAATGCCATTTCACCGGTATTGATTACCGTCGCATTTGGTATTGCTGCAGCTATTTTGATAGAATCTTCCCTGTCTTTCTTAGGGCTGGGTGTTCCCCCGGAAATCATCACCTGGGGTAAATTGTTGTCATTGGCACGTGGAAGTGCTTCCCAGTTGTGGGTGGCTATCTTTCCCGGTGTTGCCATCTTCCTGACGGTGACGCTGTTTAATTTGATTGGTGAAGGACTAACAGATGCATTGGATCCCAGACAGAAAAAATAA
- a CDS encoding ABC transporter permease — translation MFKYIVKRILIFIPTLLVISLVTFMLSTSVPGDPVEQMLNSNSEMGSSANAIASERAYIDKRKQLGLDLPIFYFTLSNAATPNNMYEIPKKFHRQNLERLVDKYGNWSEIDQYYKNIRAFELKTGDTPRDSANGDALIIIKDNIQKTYLNYDGNALQTAFRNIEKEISKAPTLAALQPSFSTLESSYTDGVVKKATPYKKYIPALHWYGRDNQYHHWITKFFKGDFGISYQDGRPVKNVLWDAVRWTVMLSILSIILTYLIAIPLGILSAARKGSKRDQTISTFLFMLYSLPNFWVATLLILFFGGGDFLGWFPAYGVGELDSSMSLAEVAGTRVYHLILPMICFTYGGLAFLYRQMRGAMITTLSQDYIRTARAKGLEEKEVLWKHGFKNSLLPIITLFASVFPLAISGSIVIEIIFSIPGMGKLAYEALVARNYPIVYTVVMFSAILTLVGYLVADILYAVVDPRISYNKK, via the coding sequence ATGTTCAAATACATCGTCAAAAGGATATTGATTTTCATCCCTACCTTGCTGGTTATTTCTTTAGTCACCTTTATGCTGAGTACCAGCGTGCCCGGCGACCCAGTGGAACAGATGCTTAACAGTAACAGTGAGATGGGAAGTTCTGCTAATGCCATTGCTTCAGAGAGAGCGTACATTGACAAACGGAAACAGTTAGGATTGGATCTGCCCATCTTTTATTTCACCCTTTCGAATGCTGCCACCCCCAACAACATGTATGAGATTCCTAAAAAGTTTCATCGTCAGAATTTAGAAAGGCTGGTGGATAAATACGGCAACTGGAGTGAGATTGACCAGTATTACAAGAATATCCGGGCATTTGAATTGAAAACGGGCGATACGCCGAGAGATTCAGCCAATGGGGATGCATTAATTATTATAAAGGACAATATTCAGAAGACTTACCTGAACTATGATGGCAATGCACTGCAAACTGCTTTCCGGAATATTGAAAAAGAAATCAGTAAGGCACCCACATTAGCGGCATTGCAGCCTTCATTTAGTACGTTGGAATCATCATATACGGATGGCGTCGTAAAAAAGGCCACACCCTATAAAAAATATATTCCGGCCCTTCACTGGTATGGCAGAGACAATCAATACCACCACTGGATTACCAAATTCTTTAAAGGGGATTTTGGTATTTCCTATCAGGATGGCCGTCCTGTAAAGAACGTGTTATGGGATGCTGTACGTTGGACGGTTATGCTGAGCATCTTATCCATTATTTTAACCTACCTCATAGCCATACCCTTAGGCATTCTCTCAGCGGCGAGAAAAGGAAGCAAAAGAGACCAGACCATTTCTACATTCTTGTTTATGTTATATTCGTTGCCCAATTTCTGGGTAGCCACTCTGTTGATCTTGTTTTTCGGAGGTGGAGACTTCCTGGGATGGTTCCCGGCATACGGGGTAGGAGAGCTCGACAGCAGTATGAGCCTGGCGGAAGTGGCAGGTACCCGCGTATACCATCTGATACTGCCTATGATTTGTTTTACCTACGGTGGCCTGGCATTCTTATACCGGCAGATGCGGGGAGCCATGATTACGACATTAAGCCAGGATTATATCCGTACGGCAAGGGCCAAGGGATTGGAAGAGAAAGAAGTCTTATGGAAGCATGGATTTAAAAATTCGTTATTACCCATCATTACCCTGTTTGCCAGCGTATTTCCACTGGCTATAAGCGGCTCGATTGTAATAGAAATTATCTTTTCCATTCCCGGAATGGGAAAACTGGCCTATGAAGCGCTGGTGGCAAGAAATTATCCGATAGTATATACGGTTGTCATGTTTTCAGCTATTCTTACATTAGTCGGATATCTGGTGGCTGACATATTGTATGCAGTGGTAGATCCAAGAATCTCGTATAATAAGAAATAA